Within the Heliomicrobium undosum genome, the region TTGCCTCAACCGGGATGATACAAATACACCGAAAATGTGTGAATTTGGCGGTGTTCCCAGGGCGCGCGTTTCCAGTCAATCGTGGAAGCGGGCCATCCGGAACTTTTTTGTTTTAGAAAACAGCATCCCTATAGGCTTTAGAACGAAACGATTGGTGGAAAAGGTAAAGACGCTGACGAACGGTGAGATTTCGGACGAAACGGTTACTCAGTTCATCAGCGCCCACTATTCAAAAATGGATGATAAAAGGACCGATGAAACGGCTGTTTTGCTTTTCATTTCGGAAAGTGAGATAGAGGCGATCGTACAGTGTTTACGCGATGGGGCTGACAAGAAAACAGCGACTGAACGGCTGAAGAAGGCGCGACTGTCGGCTGATATCGCCATGTTTGGCCGCATGGTGGCGGAAGTGCCGGAACGTAAAATCGACGCCGCTTGTCAGGTGGCCCACGCGATCAGCACCCATCGGGTAAATATGGAAACAGACTTTTTCTCGGCCATGGACGATCTACAGCAGACCGATGAAACCGGTGCAGGCATGCTGGGGATCCAGGGATACAACTCTGCATGTTTTTATCGGTACTCCCTTATCGACGTGAACCAATTGGAGGAGAACCTAAAGGGCGATCAGGAGCTTGCGTTGCAATCGGTCAGAGAATACCTGCGGGCTTTTTGTCTTGCTTTCCCTTCCGGAAAACAAACTGTGATGACGGCCTATAACCCTCCGTCTTTCGTCCTCTTCATTGTGCGAAATGCAGGGGTGCCGGTATCATTGGCTAATGCCTTCGTGAAGCCGGTTCGAACGGATGATCTTGTTTCCGCCTCGATTGATCGTCTGGTGAGATACCATGATCAAATGAATAAGGTGTATGGTCTTTATCAAGAGGCGACGCAGGCGGTCGTCCATGATCGTGACGATCAGTTTCCATTGCATGGCCTCAGTTCTGCAAAGAAAGATAGTTTTGATAAAGCCGTCAATCTAATTGTGGAGACAGTGCGGAGAGAGCGGGCATGAACACGCTGCTCATCCCTTTAATCGGTCCCATGCAATCGTGGGGGAGTCGCAGCCGTTTTGATGATCGAGACACACAGCTGGCGCCAACGAAAAGCGCAGTCATCGGCTTACTCTGCGCTGCTTTGGGGCGCCGACGGGAAGAAGAGATATCCGACCTCACCACGATGCGGTTTGGTGTTCGCATTGATGCGCCCGGTCGGGCCTTTCGTGACTTTCAAACGGCCCAAAACGTGATCAAGGCGGATGGTACGGGTAAAACATCGGTGACGTCATCTCGACATTACTTAGCGGGGGCTCGATTTATCGCCGGTTTTGAGTCCGATAATCTCTGTTTGCTGCGTGAAGTTGAACAGGCGTTGCGTTCGCCGAAGTT harbors:
- the cas7e gene encoding type I-E CRISPR-associated protein Cas7/Cse4/CasC, with amino-acid sequence MKIECHVLQNFAPSCLNRDDTNTPKMCEFGGVPRARVSSQSWKRAIRNFFVLENSIPIGFRTKRLVEKVKTLTNGEISDETVTQFISAHYSKMDDKRTDETAVLLFISESEIEAIVQCLRDGADKKTATERLKKARLSADIAMFGRMVAEVPERKIDAACQVAHAISTHRVNMETDFFSAMDDLQQTDETGAGMLGIQGYNSACFYRYSLIDVNQLEENLKGDQELALQSVREYLRAFCLAFPSGKQTVMTAYNPPSFVLFIVRNAGVPVSLANAFVKPVRTDDLVSASIDRLVRYHDQMNKVYGLYQEATQAVVHDRDDQFPLHGLSSAKKDSFDKAVNLIVETVRRERA
- the cas5e gene encoding type I-E CRISPR-associated protein Cas5/CasD, which codes for MNTLLIPLIGPMQSWGSRSRFDDRDTQLAPTKSAVIGLLCAALGRRREEEISDLTTMRFGVRIDAPGRAFRDFQTAQNVIKADGTGKTSVTSSRHYLAGARFIAGFESDNLCLLREVEQALRSPKFTLCLGRKSFPLTVPPYFPKGSIREHRPLETALQQEPWRYLDEIELPAKPRRLPVLFEAENGEILISDLPISFSQRTFRQRRLTLEYVEVSNEVEKWCTCPN